The Hydrotalea sp. genome includes a window with the following:
- the tatA gene encoding twin-arginine translocase TatA/TatE family subunit, producing MGGLSIWHWLIILIVVLVLFGGGGKLSSIMGDLGTGLKNFKKNLSSDDKKDKK from the coding sequence ATGGGCGGGCTTAGCATTTGGCATTGGCTGATTATTTTGATTGTTGTGTTGGTGTTGTTCGGTGGCGGCGGCAAATTGTCGTCCATCATGGGCGACCTTGGCACTGGTCTTAAAAATTTTAAAAAAAATTTAAGCAGTGACGACAAAAAAGACAAGAAATAA
- a CDS encoding CarD family transcriptional regulator: MTKAKVANKILDRKSLAKHLAGAGKNMGAGRGGSNGRGMSSGFRRAPLKKEDLKRGPIDPTLETQDLTRANLQDGSLVVYPSHGVGKVLRIEQRDVGGGMTVELVVVNFDMEKLTLSLPIEKAKKDGLRTLLSKTQMEQVLKILRGKGKIKRIMWAKRAQEYEAKINSGDASLVAEVVRDLYRPPSKPEQSFSEKQLFQIAVERLAREISAIETLDLPAATEKVHGILHRANA, from the coding sequence ATGACAAAGGCCAAGGTCGCAAACAAAATTCTTGATAGAAAAAGCCTCGCCAAGCACCTTGCTGGTGCGGGCAAAAACATGGGGGCCGGTCGCGGCGGCAGTAACGGCCGCGGTATGAGCAGTGGTTTCCGCCGCGCCCCGTTGAAGAAGGAAGATTTAAAACGCGGGCCGATTGACCCCACGTTGGAAACCCAAGACCTAACCCGTGCCAATTTGCAAGACGGCAGTTTGGTTGTCTACCCCAGCCACGGTGTGGGCAAGGTGTTGCGCATCGAACAGCGCGATGTCGGCGGCGGCATGACGGTCGAATTGGTGGTGGTGAATTTCGACATGGAAAAATTAACCCTCAGCCTGCCGATAGAAAAGGCAAAAAAAGACGGCCTGCGCACTTTGTTATCAAAAACACAAATGGAGCAGGTGTTAAAAATCCTGCGCGGCAAGGGCAAAATCAAACGCATCATGTGGGCGAAACGGGCACAAGAATACGAGGCCAAAATTAATTCGGGCGACGCCAGTTTGGTGGCCGAGGTAGTTCGCGACCTTTATCGTCCGCCCTCCAAACCCGAACAATCTTTTTCTGAAAAACAATTATTTCAAATCGCGGTCGAACGGCTGGCGCGCGAAATTTCGGCCATCGAAACGCTTGACCTGCCGGCCGCCACCGAAAAAGTCCACGGCATCCTCCACCGCGCCAATGCGTAG
- the grxD gene encoding Grx4 family monothiol glutaredoxin: MNDIKKDIETTIKKNPVVLYMKGNKQMPQCGFSAAVVGVLNHYGVEFHDINVLADAELRQAIKDFSQWPTIPQLYVAGEFIGGCDIVREMAQSGELAALFADKGIAVKSQ; this comes from the coding sequence ATGAACGATATTAAAAAAGACATCGAAACCACCATCAAAAAAAACCCGGTGGTGCTGTATATGAAGGGGAATAAACAAATGCCGCAATGCGGTTTTTCGGCCGCGGTGGTCGGGGTGCTCAATCACTACGGCGTTGAATTTCACGATATCAATGTGCTGGCCGACGCCGAATTGCGCCAAGCGATAAAAGACTTCAGCCAATGGCCGACCATTCCGCAACTTTATGTCGCCGGCGAATTTATTGGCGGTTGCGATATTGTGCGCGAAATGGCGCAATCGGGCGAATTGGCCGCCCTATTCGCCGACAAGGGAATCGCGGTTAAGAGTCAGTAA
- a CDS encoding BolA/IbaG family iron-sulfur metabolism protein, whose protein sequence is MPVSREDILADLKKSFPNAQVVLTPLVDDDDHWKLEIAATEFAGLSRVQQHQLVYRALNQKLARDLHALQLITKLL, encoded by the coding sequence ATGCCGGTCAGCCGCGAAGACATCCTTGCCGATTTAAAAAAATCATTCCCAAATGCGCAGGTCGTGTTGACGCCGCTGGTCGACGACGACGACCATTGGAAATTGGAAATTGCCGCCACCGAATTTGCCGGCCTGTCGCGGGTGCAACAACATCAATTGGTCTATCGCGCCCTGAACCAAAAATTGGCACGCGACCTTCACGCCTTGCAATTAATCACCAAACTGCTATAA
- a CDS encoding twin-arginine translocase TatA/TatE family subunit, whose translation MAVEYPIHLAFFGLGGEEWLVVLVVGLLVIGPKDLPPLVRGAVALWRKILLMAHEFQTMFEDMANEMDAKKHADDIKNKIIDAAGIDVETRDNIKQATSAMKKPAIKNLSEVEVIEPTIAPPSNSTAGEPALAKKKKSPKKIGGKAGGKVKQPKRKINERA comes from the coding sequence ATGGCGGTGGAATACCCTATCCATTTGGCGTTCTTTGGCTTGGGTGGCGAAGAATGGTTGGTGGTGTTGGTGGTCGGGTTGTTGGTGATTGGGCCAAAGGATTTGCCGCCGTTGGTGCGCGGCGCGGTTGCGCTGTGGCGCAAAATATTATTGATGGCGCATGAATTTCAAACCATGTTCGAGGACATGGCAAATGAAATGGACGCCAAAAAACACGCCGACGATATAAAAAATAAAATTATCGACGCCGCCGGCATCGACGTTGAAACGCGCGATAATATCAAGCAGGCAACATCGGCCATGAAAAAACCGGCGATAAAAAATCTAAGCGAGGTTGAGGTTATCGAACCGACCATCGCGCCGCCAAGCAATAGCACCGCCGGCGAGCCGGCATTGGCGAAGAAGAAAAAATCGCCAAAAAAAATTGGTGGCAAGGCCGGCGGTAAGGTCAAACAGCCTAAGCGCAAAATTAACGAGCGAGCTTAA
- the tatC gene encoding twin-arginine translocase subunit TatC, with protein MAKTSPAKTATAKKLTADKTATGETAATKSRGEKLSTMSLLSHLLELRRRLFWCLAALLIAFFGCYYFAKDIYGWLAEPLFAAWQQQGGDGINHKMIATNLTEIFFTNVRLAFYAAVIVAMPFLLLQLWLFIAPGLYRHEKKSFAFFLFATPFFFLLGAAFVYFLVIPTAWDFFLSFEQFNNLPTAAGNMAVQIQPKVSDYLSLVLQLVLAFGLSFETPVLLILLLQLGVITRAWLIKHRRYAIVIAFIIAGVLTPPDPLSQVSLAVPLILLYELAIAASYFMKERKATK; from the coding sequence ATGGCAAAAACATCCCCCGCGAAAACCGCAACGGCGAAAAAATTGACTGCCGATAAAACGGCGACCGGCGAAACGGCGGCGACGAAATCGCGCGGCGAAAAATTATCGACCATGTCGTTGCTAAGCCATTTGTTGGAATTGCGGCGGCGGTTGTTTTGGTGTTTGGCGGCGTTGTTGATTGCGTTTTTTGGTTGTTATTATTTTGCGAAAGATATTTATGGTTGGTTGGCCGAACCATTGTTTGCGGCGTGGCAACAACAGGGCGGCGATGGCATTAACCACAAAATGATCGCCACCAACCTGACCGAAATTTTTTTCACCAATGTGCGGTTGGCGTTTTACGCCGCGGTGATTGTTGCGATGCCGTTTTTGCTGTTGCAACTTTGGTTGTTTATTGCGCCCGGGTTGTATCGCCATGAAAAAAAGAGCTTCGCGTTTTTTTTATTTGCGACGCCGTTTTTTTTCTTGTTGGGGGCGGCGTTTGTTTATTTTCTGGTTATTCCGACCGCGTGGGATTTTTTCTTGAGCTTTGAACAATTTAACAATTTGCCAACGGCGGCGGGCAACATGGCGGTGCAGATTCAACCCAAGGTCAGCGATTATTTGTCGTTGGTGTTGCAATTGGTGTTGGCGTTTGGCCTGTCGTTTGAAACGCCGGTGCTGTTGATTTTGTTATTGCAATTGGGGGTGATTACCCGCGCGTGGTTGATAAAGCACCGACGTTACGCGATTGTTATTGCCTTTATCATAGCGGGGGTGTTGACGCCGCCCGACCCGTTGAGCCAGGTGTCGCTGGCCGTGCCGCTTATCTTACTTTATGAATTGGCGATTGCCGCGAGTTATTTTATGAAGGAGCGGAAAGCAACTAAATAG